From a single Paludibacter jiangxiensis genomic region:
- a CDS encoding inorganic phosphate transporter has translation MSFTLLIIIILACFVFDLINGFHDAANSIATVISTKVLTPFQAVCWAAFFNFVAFWIFDLKVANTVSKTVHPETINLVVILAGVIAGITWNLITWRFGIPSSSSHTLMGGFAGAAVAHAMSFSVVNSEVIEKTVLFIFAAPLIGIVTGLIIATIVINLFRRVNSYKADHIFRRLQLFTSASLSLGHGGSDSQKVIGIIMAALAVYNGYCAKNGIYVPEWLAHKDMHHVPEWLPISCYTAIGLGTLMGGMRIIKTMGTRITKVTPFEGIAAETAGAITLYGVSQGLGVPVSTTHTIAGSIMGVGMLKRISAVRWGITRQLLVAWVITIPISGMIAAIVYWIFKICGVH, from the coding sequence ATGAGTTTTACGTTATTAATCATCATTATTCTTGCCTGCTTTGTATTTGATCTGATCAATGGATTTCACGATGCCGCGAATTCTATTGCTACGGTTATTTCAACGAAGGTGTTGACTCCTTTTCAGGCCGTTTGCTGGGCCGCTTTCTTTAATTTTGTGGCTTTTTGGATCTTTGACCTTAAAGTAGCAAATACGGTGTCAAAAACCGTTCATCCCGAAACGATCAACCTGGTTGTAATTCTGGCGGGTGTCATTGCGGGTATTACCTGGAACCTGATTACGTGGAGGTTTGGTATTCCTTCCAGTTCGTCGCATACGTTGATGGGGGGCTTTGCCGGAGCGGCAGTGGCTCATGCCATGAGCTTTAGTGTGGTGAATTCGGAAGTGATCGAAAAAACAGTTTTGTTTATCTTCGCAGCACCACTTATTGGTATTGTGACCGGGTTAATTATTGCAACAATCGTGATAAATCTTTTCCGGCGGGTCAATTCCTATAAGGCCGATCATATTTTCCGGCGATTGCAATTGTTTACTTCTGCGTCTCTTAGTTTGGGTCATGGTGGATCAGACTCTCAGAAGGTAATTGGTATTATTATGGCAGCTTTGGCTGTTTATAACGGATACTGTGCGAAAAACGGGATATACGTTCCAGAGTGGCTTGCTCACAAGGATATGCATCATGTTCCGGAATGGCTGCCGATTTCATGTTATACGGCAATTGGCTTAGGTACTTTGATGGGTGGTATGCGAATTATCAAGACAATGGGAACGCGTATCACTAAAGTTACTCCTTTTGAAGGTATTGCTGCGGAGACAGCCGGTGCTATAACGTTGTACGGAGTTTCTCAGGGGCTTGGGGTGCCGGTAAGTACAACGCATACCATTGCAGGGTCTATTATGGGTGTTGGAATGCTGAAGCGTATTAGTGCGGTGCGTTGGGGAATAACCCGTCAGCTGCTTGTCGCCTGGGTAATCACTATTCCTATAAGTGGAATGATAGCTGCGATAGTCTACTGGATATTTAAAATATGCGGTGTGCATTAA
- a CDS encoding helix-hairpin-helix domain-containing protein: protein MKMRRVLFVMFFIYMLCFGFVLAQDKPENTAAVIERIYEQMTSDGEADVDLTTLEDDLNYFARNPININNTNKEELEKLQFLSDKQIENFLYYMYRQKRMQTIYELQLVDGFDMFLIRNLLPFVYLGDSEGKKGRRESLSKMLRDGINELYIRSERTLEKKSGYENTMDNAGAEATDKRYLGGPEYLSLKYSFRYKDKIDAGLIGETDAGEQVWGQYHKGFDFYSGYLQLANFGKLKTLVVGNFRANFGMGLVIHPELNFGKSTDIMNVLPRNSGLRKSSSVDEYNFLRGTGVTLRFGKAEVSGFYSYRFIDGDSAGNTFSSIKTDGLHRTLSDLNRKNVISMQVFGGNVNYRFSNANLGITVTDTRLGRDFQPDLKPYNVFYFRGNHQLAAGLNYRFKWNKFTFFGEEATQSAGGYAILNGFTVCPVSTVSFVVLYRLYSKQYDVLLSNAFAEGSKVNNEEGFYLGFEVHPVKRWKITGYMDVYSFPWLRYLVSRPSDGYDAMLEADFLLNKKVEMLWRIRYEQKEKNQTGSETADFTDKYTKASLRYKLLFSPNERCVLKSTIETNSASGRDSELAFGFLFAQELSCSFRKLPLSFDVRYELFDAVNYENRIYSYERDILYAYSVPMLYGRGSRWYLNCRWQVSKNISLWMKVAESLYADRSEVGDGLEKIVGNHKTDVRAMIRFRF, encoded by the coding sequence ATGAAGATGAGGAGAGTTCTGTTTGTCATGTTCTTTATATACATGTTGTGTTTTGGTTTTGTTCTAGCGCAGGATAAGCCCGAAAATACAGCCGCTGTTATTGAACGTATTTATGAGCAGATGACATCAGATGGCGAGGCTGATGTGGATTTAACTACTCTGGAAGACGATTTGAATTATTTTGCCCGCAATCCGATTAACATTAACAACACTAATAAAGAAGAGCTTGAAAAGTTGCAATTCTTGAGTGATAAGCAGATAGAGAATTTTCTTTACTATATGTACCGCCAGAAGCGTATGCAGACAATTTATGAGCTTCAGTTGGTTGATGGATTTGATATGTTTTTGATTCGTAATTTATTGCCTTTTGTCTATCTGGGTGATTCGGAGGGGAAGAAAGGTAGGAGGGAGTCACTCTCGAAAATGTTGAGAGATGGGATAAATGAGCTTTATATCCGAAGTGAGCGAACGCTGGAAAAGAAATCGGGCTATGAAAACACAATGGATAACGCCGGAGCGGAAGCAACTGATAAACGGTATTTGGGTGGTCCTGAGTACTTGTCTCTGAAATATTCCTTTCGCTATAAAGATAAAATAGATGCCGGCTTGATTGGCGAAACGGATGCCGGTGAGCAGGTTTGGGGACAATATCACAAAGGGTTTGATTTTTATTCGGGCTATCTGCAACTTGCCAATTTTGGGAAGCTGAAAACGTTGGTTGTTGGGAATTTCAGAGCTAATTTCGGAATGGGGTTGGTGATTCATCCGGAGCTGAACTTTGGAAAGTCCACGGACATTATGAATGTTCTGCCCAGAAATTCGGGTTTGCGGAAGAGTTCGTCTGTCGATGAGTATAATTTTTTACGAGGAACCGGGGTGACGCTTCGGTTTGGAAAGGCTGAGGTTTCAGGTTTTTATTCCTATAGGTTCATTGACGGCGATTCGGCGGGAAATACATTTTCGAGCATTAAAACAGATGGCTTGCACCGTACGTTGAGTGATCTGAATCGTAAAAATGTAATATCAATGCAGGTGTTTGGTGGTAATGTGAATTATCGGTTTTCTAACGCGAATCTCGGGATTACGGTGACAGATACGCGCTTGGGTAGAGATTTTCAGCCCGATCTAAAGCCATATAATGTGTTTTATTTCAGGGGGAATCATCAGTTGGCCGCGGGTTTAAATTACCGTTTTAAATGGAATAAATTTACGTTTTTTGGAGAAGAGGCGACTCAGTCGGCTGGCGGCTATGCTATTTTGAATGGATTTACGGTCTGTCCGGTGTCCACCGTTAGTTTTGTGGTGCTCTATCGTCTCTATTCTAAGCAGTATGACGTGTTGTTGTCAAATGCATTTGCGGAAGGTTCCAAAGTGAACAATGAGGAGGGGTTTTATCTCGGATTCGAGGTGCATCCCGTTAAGCGCTGGAAAATAACGGGGTACATGGATGTTTATTCTTTCCCCTGGTTGCGATATCTGGTGAGTCGGCCGTCCGACGGATATGATGCTATGCTTGAAGCTGATTTTCTGCTTAATAAGAAAGTGGAAATGCTCTGGAGAATCCGTTATGAGCAAAAAGAGAAAAATCAAACAGGATCGGAAACTGCTGATTTTACGGACAAGTATACAAAGGCATCTTTGCGTTACAAACTGCTGTTTTCTCCCAATGAACGTTGTGTGTTGAAAAGTACGATTGAGACAAATAGTGCATCGGGTAGGGATAGTGAGCTTGCATTTGGTTTTTTGTTTGCTCAGGAACTTTCTTGTTCTTTTCGAAAATTGCCTTTGTCATTTGACGTTAGGTATGAACTCTTTGATGCGGTTAACTACGAAAATCGTATTTATAGTTATGAACGCGACATCCTTTACGCATACTCGGTTCCGATGCTCTATGGAAGGGGTAGCCGGTGGTATTTGAATTGCCGGTGGCAGGTATCGAAAAATATATCCCTTTGGATGAAAGTTGCTGAGTCGTTGTATGCGGATCGATCAGAGGTTGGTGATGGTCTGGAAAAAATAGTAGGAAACCACAAAACCGATGTCAGAGCCATGATTCGATTCCGGTTTTGA
- a CDS encoding DUF5723 family protein, which yields MKKNNFWLFLCLALLLPCALHAQVNMLYYMENVPARNVLNPAFIPSQKFYIDLPVISGVAFSVGNNSVSAQDIVVKKGDELVPELQSNADHSPFLNKLKTTTNITSESRVNLLGFGFRLPEGYFTFGISERDRVGINIPKSLVRLGFDGAPVALETKKYNLHKIGCDASAYLEMAFGYSRKIDDSWTVGGKVKVLFGEAHADLSFSELGLDVGDQYIDLYGKGKARFTSPVAVSQRSDGLPYIRQEDVKLDKMLHPVGFGLGLDAGAAYRYDDRLQFSGSIDDIGFIRWKKSDWEGNLNARTSYKSWDFTVDNATSNWGQQVGDSLKNSYKSTFDAAHGYVKALAATVRLGADYDLIKKKINLGLLCVKTFGGRYRYNEVLASVNFRPFYWFNASVGYGLINGNMGSLGLGLNLIGGPFNFFATTDYLPLSYTSNNIPYKSKYVNGHVGVALTFKDRVRKPLCHCE from the coding sequence ATGAAAAAAAACAATTTTTGGCTATTTCTCTGCCTGGCTCTGCTGCTCCCTTGTGCTCTTCATGCGCAAGTAAATATGTTGTATTACATGGAGAATGTTCCGGCTCGCAACGTTCTGAATCCGGCGTTTATTCCCAGTCAAAAATTTTATATTGACTTGCCGGTTATTTCCGGTGTGGCTTTCAGTGTCGGCAATAACTCGGTTTCGGCACAAGATATTGTGGTGAAAAAAGGAGATGAATTGGTTCCTGAATTGCAATCTAATGCCGATCATAGTCCGTTTTTGAATAAATTGAAAACAACAACCAATATCACCTCGGAGTCCCGGGTGAACTTGTTGGGTTTTGGTTTTAGGTTGCCGGAGGGTTATTTTACATTTGGTATAAGTGAGCGGGATCGGGTAGGGATAAATATTCCGAAATCATTAGTCCGGCTTGGATTTGATGGCGCTCCGGTGGCTCTTGAAACCAAAAAATACAATCTTCATAAAATTGGTTGCGATGCATCGGCATATTTGGAAATGGCGTTCGGTTATTCCCGAAAAATAGATGACAGTTGGACTGTAGGCGGAAAAGTGAAAGTTTTATTTGGCGAGGCTCATGCAGATCTTTCTTTTTCAGAATTAGGACTTGATGTCGGAGATCAGTATATTGATTTGTATGGGAAAGGTAAGGCCCGATTTACATCCCCTGTTGCAGTCTCGCAGCGTAGTGACGGATTGCCTTATATTCGGCAGGAGGATGTCAAGCTGGATAAGATGCTTCATCCGGTAGGGTTTGGTCTGGGGCTTGATGCCGGAGCAGCTTATCGGTACGATGACAGGCTTCAATTTTCAGGATCTATAGATGACATCGGATTTATTCGTTGGAAAAAAAGTGATTGGGAGGGGAATTTGAATGCGCGTACATCTTATAAGAGCTGGGATTTTACTGTTGATAATGCAACTTCTAACTGGGGTCAGCAGGTGGGCGATTCGCTCAAAAATTCATATAAATCAACGTTTGATGCTGCGCATGGATATGTAAAGGCGCTGGCTGCAACGGTTCGTTTGGGGGCTGATTATGACCTGATAAAAAAGAAAATTAATCTCGGGTTGTTGTGTGTTAAAACGTTTGGGGGAAGATATCGATACAATGAAGTGCTGGCTTCTGTAAATTTCCGCCCGTTTTATTGGTTTAACGCTTCTGTGGGCTATGGATTGATAAATGGTAATATGGGGAGTTTGGGCTTGGGGCTGAACTTGATAGGAGGTCCGTTTAATTTTTTCGCAACAACGGATTATTTGCCACTCTCTTATACATCTAATAATATTCCGTACAAGTCAAAATATGTGAATGGCCACGTGGGAGTAGCTCTTACATTCAAAGATAGGGTACGTAAGCCTTTGTGTCATTGTGAATAA
- a CDS encoding DNA alkylation repair protein, with protein MSKYIYISAETERQLKQIRRSIYLKMNGVTADRMVSDGVAYAKNYGVSLPELKQMAGKIPHDKGLAEALWRDKVRETMLLATFVYPVEEFDEDRAAAWVADVMTLELAENLSKNLLGKLSYIGSVAEAWVNSENYWVCAVGFFSAAFAVEQLTQEQKKALLLKVKQCIKVNEVPVCRSIALFLRKLGGQSQEDVRTVMSFLNDFAMSQARAERYVYEEVKTDLEYRFDI; from the coding sequence ATGTCGAAATATATATATATCAGTGCAGAAACCGAGCGTCAATTGAAGCAAATTCGCCGTAGTATTTATCTTAAGATGAATGGTGTGACCGCTGATAGAATGGTGTCGGATGGTGTCGCTTACGCTAAAAATTATGGAGTGTCATTACCGGAATTGAAACAGATGGCGGGCAAAATACCACATGACAAGGGGCTCGCGGAAGCTTTGTGGCGAGATAAGGTTCGGGAGACAATGCTGCTGGCAACCTTTGTTTATCCGGTTGAGGAATTTGATGAAGACCGTGCCGCTGCATGGGTGGCGGATGTGATGACGTTGGAGCTTGCGGAAAATCTCAGCAAAAATTTGTTGGGAAAATTGTCATATATTGGTTCTGTGGCTGAAGCCTGGGTAAATTCTGAAAATTATTGGGTATGTGCGGTCGGCTTTTTTTCTGCGGCCTTTGCCGTTGAGCAGTTAACTCAGGAGCAAAAAAAAGCCTTGCTGTTGAAGGTGAAGCAATGTATTAAGGTTAATGAGGTGCCTGTTTGTCGCTCTATTGCTTTGTTTTTGCGTAAACTGGGCGGGCAGTCTCAGGAAGATGTGCGAACTGTTATGTCGTTTTTGAATGATTTCGCAATGTCTCAAGCGCGCGCGGAGCGATATGTTTATGAGGAAGTTAAAACCGATTTAGAATATCGGTTCGATATTTAA